The Hymenobacter baengnokdamensis genome includes a region encoding these proteins:
- the rplV gene encoding 50S ribosomal protein L22 — MEAVAKLRNVPTSPRKMRLVANLVRGKRVTQALGLLRFEANSGAERIEKLLLSALANWQAKNADERIEDADLYVTEIMVDEGRQLKRLRPAPQGRGHRIRKRSNHVTLVVGPPLESQLTRKERNKLNRSGNQPVAAPDNNKPANETPANA; from the coding sequence ATGGAAGCAGTAGCCAAACTCCGCAACGTACCTACCTCGCCGCGCAAAATGCGCTTGGTAGCCAATCTGGTACGCGGCAAGCGCGTTACCCAGGCCCTCGGTCTGCTCCGCTTCGAAGCCAATTCGGGTGCTGAGCGCATCGAAAAGCTTCTCTTGTCGGCGCTAGCCAACTGGCAGGCTAAGAATGCTGACGAGCGTATCGAAGATGCTGACCTCTACGTGACCGAAATCATGGTCGACGAAGGACGGCAACTGAAGCGTCTGCGCCCTGCGCCCCAAGGTCGCGGTCACCGTATCCGCAAGCGTAGCAACCATGTTACCCTGGTAGTAGGGCCGCCCCTCGAATCGCAGCTGACGCGTAAAGAGCGCAACAAGCTGAATCGTAGCGGTAACCAACCAGTAGCTGCGCCCGACAACAACAAGCCTGCCAACGAAACCCCTGCCAACGCTTAA
- the rpsS gene encoding 30S ribosomal protein S19 yields MARSLKKGPYIDFRLEKKVEALESAGKKSVVKTWSRRSMISPDFVGHTFAVHNGNKFIPVYVTENMVGHKLGEFAPTRNFRGHVAKKDKGKR; encoded by the coding sequence ATGGCACGTTCACTCAAAAAAGGGCCGTACATTGACTTCCGGCTCGAGAAAAAGGTAGAAGCGCTCGAAAGCGCTGGCAAGAAGTCGGTGGTTAAAACATGGTCGCGGCGCTCGATGATTTCGCCCGACTTCGTAGGCCACACCTTCGCAGTCCACAACGGGAACAAGTTCATCCCGGTCTATGTAACTGAAAACATGGTGGGCCACAAGCTCGGCGAGTTTGCGCCCACGCGCAACTTCCGCGGTCACGTCGCCAAAAAAGATAAAGGCAAGCGTTAA
- the rplB gene encoding 50S ribosomal protein L2 has product MALKKLRPTTPGQRFRVAPAFDELTTSTPEKSLLTSLKKSGGRNSSGKMSNRYIGGGHKTQYRIVDFKRDKNGVPATVKTIEYDPNRTARIALLHYADGEKRYIIAPAGLNVDATIVSGPGVAPDLGNALPLREMPLGTIVHNIELQPGQGAAIARSAGTYAQLVAREERYATLKLPSGEMRMVLVTCTATVGTVSNGDHMNVVMGKAGRNRWAGRRPRVRGVAMNPVDHPMGGGEGKSSGGHPRSRNGIFAKGQKTRNKNKYSENLIVSRKGKK; this is encoded by the coding sequence ATGGCACTTAAAAAACTCAGACCAACTACGCCAGGCCAACGCTTCCGCGTGGCCCCGGCCTTCGACGAGCTAACGACGTCGACGCCGGAGAAGTCGTTGCTGACCTCGCTCAAAAAGAGCGGCGGCCGTAACTCTTCGGGTAAAATGTCGAACCGCTACATCGGCGGCGGACATAAGACCCAGTATCGTATCGTAGACTTTAAGCGTGACAAGAACGGTGTTCCGGCCACGGTAAAGACTATTGAGTACGACCCCAACCGCACGGCGCGCATCGCCCTGCTGCACTATGCCGACGGCGAGAAGCGCTACATTATCGCCCCCGCCGGCCTGAACGTAGACGCGACCATCGTATCGGGTCCTGGCGTAGCTCCCGACCTCGGCAACGCGTTGCCGCTTCGGGAGATGCCCCTCGGTACTATCGTGCACAACATCGAGCTGCAGCCCGGCCAAGGTGCCGCTATCGCCCGCTCAGCCGGCACATATGCCCAGCTGGTAGCCCGCGAAGAGCGTTACGCTACCCTCAAGCTGCCCTCCGGCGAGATGCGCATGGTACTCGTTACCTGCACGGCCACGGTTGGTACGGTATCGAACGGCGACCATATGAACGTGGTGATGGGCAAAGCCGGTCGCAACCGTTGGGCTGGTCGTCGCCCCCGCGTTCGTGGTGTAGCCATGAACCCTGTTGACCACCCAATGGGTGGTGGTGAAGGTAAATCGTCGGGTGGTCACCCACGTAGCCGTAACGGTATCTTCGCCAAGGGTCAGAAGACCCGCAACAAGAACAAGTATTCTGAAAACCTGATTGTCAGCCGCAAAGGCAAGAAGTAA
- the rplW gene encoding 50S ribosomal protein L23 codes for MSTLKRPIITEKATSLTETGRYVFEVERTANKVQIKKDIEQLYGVTVTGINTMRTIGKIKSKATKGGQVSGRRAHGKKAVVTLKDGDIIDFYGNI; via the coding sequence ATGAGCACGCTGAAACGCCCCATTATCACCGAGAAGGCTACCAGCCTCACCGAAACCGGCCGCTACGTATTCGAAGTGGAACGCACGGCCAACAAGGTGCAGATTAAGAAAGACATCGAGCAGCTTTATGGCGTCACCGTGACTGGCATCAACACGATGCGCACGATTGGCAAAATCAAGTCGAAGGCTACCAAAGGTGGCCAGGTTTCGGGTCGTCGCGCCCACGGCAAAAAAGCCGTTGTGACCCTGAAGGACGGTGACATCATCGATTTCTACGGCAATATCTAA
- the rplD gene encoding 50S ribosomal protein L4, with protein MELSVFNSKGEDTGRKVTLSDAVFGHELNEHVMYLDVKQYLANQRQGTHKSKERAEIARTTKKLKKQKGTGGARAGSMKSGVFVGGGRMFGPRPRDYSFKLNKKTKRVARLSALSVLAREGKVALVENLAFSAPRTKDFVAVLDGLKLNNGRKTLYVTGEATDKNLLLSARNVQKVKISTAVGLNTHDLLNTDTLLISEDGLRSLEQLYTSNSAE; from the coding sequence ATGGAACTGTCCGTATTCAATAGCAAAGGCGAAGACACCGGCCGCAAGGTTACGCTGTCCGACGCCGTGTTCGGCCACGAGCTGAACGAGCACGTCATGTACCTCGACGTGAAGCAGTACCTGGCCAACCAGCGCCAGGGAACGCACAAATCGAAGGAGCGCGCCGAAATTGCCCGCACCACCAAAAAACTTAAGAAGCAGAAAGGTACCGGCGGTGCCCGTGCTGGTTCGATGAAGTCGGGTGTGTTTGTAGGTGGTGGCCGCATGTTTGGTCCACGCCCGCGCGACTATAGCTTCAAGCTAAACAAGAAAACCAAGCGCGTTGCGCGTTTGTCGGCTTTGTCGGTGCTGGCCCGCGAGGGTAAAGTGGCACTGGTTGAAAACCTGGCTTTCAGCGCTCCCCGCACGAAAGACTTCGTGGCCGTTTTGGATGGCCTGAAGCTTAACAACGGTCGCAAGACCTTGTACGTGACCGGTGAGGCTACCGATAAAAACCTGCTTCTCAGCGCTCGCAACGTGCAGAAAGTGAAGATTTCAACTGCTGTAGGTCTCAACACCCACGACCTGTTGAACACCGACACGCTGCTCATCAGCGAGGATGGCCTGCGTTCGCTGGAGCAATTGTACACCTCTAACTCCGCCGAATAA
- the rplC gene encoding 50S ribosomal protein L3 produces the protein MPGIIGKKIGMTSLFTPDGKNIPCTLIEAGPCVVTQVKTVETDGYNAVQLGYGEKKAKRTTKALAGHFAKAGTTPKKRLVEFRTEDIATYTLGSTVETSLFEEGEFVDVVGTSKGKGFQGVVKRYNFQGVGGQTHGQHNRLRHPGSIGACSWPSRVFKGMRMGGRMGTDRVKIQNLKVMRIVADKNLILVSGSVPGAKNGYVVLEK, from the coding sequence ATGCCTGGCATCATCGGTAAAAAAATCGGTATGACAAGCCTCTTCACTCCGGACGGGAAGAACATTCCCTGCACGCTCATCGAAGCGGGTCCGTGCGTAGTGACGCAGGTTAAAACTGTCGAAACTGACGGCTATAATGCTGTTCAGCTCGGCTACGGCGAGAAAAAAGCCAAGCGTACTACCAAGGCGCTGGCTGGTCACTTCGCGAAAGCCGGTACCACCCCCAAAAAGCGCCTTGTTGAGTTCCGCACGGAAGACATCGCAACGTATACCCTGGGCAGCACGGTTGAAACCTCGCTGTTCGAAGAAGGTGAGTTCGTTGACGTAGTAGGCACCTCGAAAGGTAAAGGCTTTCAAGGGGTTGTAAAGCGCTATAACTTCCAGGGTGTGGGTGGTCAAACCCACGGTCAGCACAACCGTCTGCGTCACCCCGGTTCTATCGGTGCGTGCTCGTGGCCTTCGCGCGTATTCAAGGGAATGCGCATGGGTGGCCGCATGGGCACCGACCGCGTCAAGATTCAGAACCTGAAAGTGATGCGTATTGTGGCTGATAAGAACCTGATTCTGGTGAGTGGCTCGGTGCCCGGTGCCAAGAACGGCTACGTGGTTCTGGAGAAATAA